One segment of Candidatus Acidiferrales bacterium DNA contains the following:
- a CDS encoding thymidine kinase, with product MDIVKGNMGWIEVIVGPMFSGKSEELIRRLRRAEIARQRVQIFKPVIDKRYSSNGIVSHSGLEIPSDLVSTGADILAKVEARTEVIGIDEAQFLGESLLESCTRLADLGKRVIVAGLDTDFMGRPFEPMPRLLVAAEEITKLLAICARCGNPAVNTQRLVASEELIVVGAGGMYEARCRRCFEPQLAVEKIEAEKSAPRKIPAEAAAQSAPENSENKDSRAKSRAAAP from the coding sequence GTGGACATCGTCAAGGGCAACATGGGCTGGATCGAAGTCATCGTCGGCCCCATGTTTTCCGGCAAAAGCGAAGAGCTCATCCGCCGCCTCCGCCGCGCCGAAATCGCCCGCCAGCGCGTGCAAATCTTCAAGCCCGTCATCGACAAGCGCTACTCCTCCAACGGCATCGTCTCGCATTCCGGCCTGGAAATTCCTTCCGACCTCGTCTCCACCGGCGCCGATATTCTTGCGAAAGTCGAGGCGCGCACCGAAGTCATCGGCATCGACGAAGCGCAATTCCTCGGCGAATCGCTTCTCGAAAGCTGCACGCGCCTCGCCGATCTCGGCAAGCGGGTCATCGTCGCCGGCCTCGACACGGATTTCATGGGACGCCCCTTCGAGCCTATGCCCCGGCTGCTCGTCGCCGCCGAGGAAATCACAAAATTGCTCGCGATTTGCGCGCGCTGCGGAAATCCCGCGGTGAATACGCAGCGCCTGGTTGCGTCCGAAGAATTGATCGTCGTCGGCGCCGGCGGAATGTACGAAGCGCGCTGCCGCCGCTGCTTCGAGCCGCAGCTCGCCGTCGAAAAAATCGAAGCGGAAAAATCCGCGCCGCGAAAAATCCCCGCGGAAGCCGCTGCGCAAAGCGCCCCGGAAAATTCCGAAAACAAAGATTCGCGCGCCAAATCGCGCGCCGCCGCGCCATAA